Proteins from a single region of Scylla paramamosain isolate STU-SP2022 chromosome 35, ASM3559412v1, whole genome shotgun sequence:
- the LOC135090547 gene encoding uncharacterized protein LOC135090547 isoform X3, protein MKSTIPGKNGRWVDNSSPASPGGLICKDFLPQTDPDHSTCCTTAYQSFSETVQQANEWLRRYEKVEVVNCETLPFASTGSQAFLPDSWPTTSHLKGLRVWIRVPEESGHEGRFLLSYRDYAPYLDRKNRFSRDYDDVTVLMERLNGYLASRTSLARIVSVQTVDTPMSGMVEMDVDTDKSRLTFNQHGYTKYCRILRVFFLTHYHRNSAETPLMRSKIGLRDFLPKTKGDGSTRRGETLSDVMYRAVDWCHTTPGVTLLNLQALPLKSGRPSVATTWTLESPGHLPNKFTTFVRVIFTDQNDGKADGEVGDLVTSMSPGSGSTEETNKPEQEDIKSSRVTLTPVIIDSPSDEGSKIEDKDSGSSLKDVSSLPGVINVAEAGETKSRMMSGLRFKTFVPKLASSPIGVCGRGQWESVEQTVNRLNSWVYISQGTLLTIHTQLVYTRGRRDEVEAEAVRWARHLAGAGQVGVFHLVMDGGRCTTAFPSAVSDASSSCVIL, encoded by the exons CGAGACGGTCCAGCAGGCAAACGAATGGCTGAGGCGCTACGAGAAAGTCGAGGTGGTCAACTGCGAGACGCTTCCCTTCGCCTCCACGGGCTCGCAGGCTTTCCTCCCCGACTCCTGGCCCACCACCTCCCACCTCAA GGGCTTGCGGGTGTGGATACGCGTCCCAGAGGAAAGCGGGCACGAAGGACGCTTCCTCCTCAGCTACAGGGACTACGCGCCCTACCTCGACAGGAAGAACCGCTTTAGCCGAGATTATGACGATGTGACTGTTCTGATGGAGCGGCTCAACGGTTATCTCGCCAGCCGCACCTCACTCGCCCGCATTGTCTCCGTGCAAACCGTG gacaccCCAATGAGCGGAATGGTTGAGATGGACGTGGATACAGACAAGTCACGCCTCACGTTCAACCAACATGGATACACGAA gtATTGTCGGATACTGCGTGTGTTCTTCCTGACTCATTACCACAGGAACTCCGCGGAGACGCCCCTCATGCGGTCCAAGATTGGCCTCAGGGACTTCCTTCCCAAGACCAAGGGTGACGGCTcgaccag GAGAGGGGAAACACTGTCTGATGTGATGTATCGCGCAGTCGACTGGTGTCACACTACCCCGGGAGTCACGCTACTTAATCTGCAG GCACTGCCACTCAAGTCGGGGCGGCCCAGCGTAGCCACTACCTGGACGTTGGAGAGTCCGGGACACCTGCCCAACAAGTTCACCACCTTCGTGCGAGTCATCTTCACCGACCAGAACGACGGCAAGGCAGACGGCGAGGTGGGAGATCTGGTCACTTCTATGTCTCCCGGAAGTGGTTCAACGGAGGAAACGAATAAACCAGAGCAGGAGGACATAAAGAGTTCTAGAGTGACTCTGACTCCAGTAATCATCGATAGTCCAAGCGATGAAGGGTCAAAGATAGAGGATAAAGACTCCGGGTCGTCACTAAAAG ATGTGAGCAGCCTGCCAGGAGTAATCAACGTGGCCGAGGCAGGAGAGACCAAGAGCAGGATGATGTCAGGCTTGCGATTCAAAACATTTGTCCCCAAACTCGCCTCGTCAC CAATTGGCGTGTGCGGGCGTGGCCAATGGGAGTCCGTGGAGCAGACCGTGAACCGCCTGAATTCCTGGGTGTACATCTCCCAGGGCACTCTCCTCACTATCCACACCCAGCTTGTCTACACCAGAG GAAGGCGCGACGAAGTGGAGGCGGAAGCTGTGAGATGGGCGCGTCATCTGGCCGGGGCGGGACAGGTGGGCGTGTTTCACCTGGTTATGGACGGGGGACGGTGCACCACAGCCTTCCCTTCTGCTGTGTCTgacgcctcttcctcctgcgtCATCCTGTAG